A section of the Mycobacterium sp. 3519A genome encodes:
- a CDS encoding YbaB/EbfC family nucleoid-associated protein has product MTDDMHPQVAAVLKQAQRLQSIVDDQLHKMNSETFTATDEAETVEVTLNGHHYLTAAFISEGLLRLGARTVEQRINEALQNAMAAATQSIEADRERIDAAVAEITAGLQSPAD; this is encoded by the coding sequence GTGACCGACGACATGCATCCGCAGGTCGCTGCCGTGCTCAAGCAGGCGCAGCGGTTGCAGTCGATCGTCGACGACCAACTGCACAAGATGAACAGCGAAACGTTCACCGCCACAGACGAAGCCGAGACGGTGGAAGTGACGTTGAACGGTCATCACTACCTGACGGCGGCCTTCATCTCCGAGGGCCTGCTGCGCCTCGGCGCGCGTACGGTGGAGCAGCGCATCAACGAGGCGCTGCAGAACGCCATGGCGGCCGCGACCCAGTCGATCGAAGCCGATCGCGAACGCATCGACGCCGCCGTCGCGGAGATCACCGCGGGCCTGCAGAGCCCTGCCGACTAG
- the eccD gene encoding type VII secretion integral membrane protein EccD, whose amino-acid sequence MTSAAAAASTSSVTPGRPSTTRVTILTGRRMTDLVLPAAAPIETYIDETVSVLGELLEDTPKDVLAGFDFTAQGVWAFARPGAPPLKADESLDDAGVVDGALLTLVSVSRTERYRPLVEDVIDAIAVLDESPEFNRTALNRFVGLAIPVAALAITVMALLAWSRTSHDWYWPVALGVLGLAILGGSMLAKNRFDNVDMAESLLAAAVPVLAGAATLAVPLPRGVDGLGAPQLAGASAVVLLLTLATRGGPRRRAELASFMSVTSIAVTAAAIAYGYGWQYWVPAGAIAFGLIVVTNAAKLTVAVARIALPPIPAPGETVHNDELLDPVATSEAIDEESSTWQAIIESVPDSAARLHERSVLAKRLLIGFVTAGALVLAVGAITVVVQGHFFIHSLIVAGLVAVICGFRSRLYAERWCSWALLAAAVAVPTGVMVRLCLWYPHKAWLVLGIYTAVAIVALILVGATEGVRRVSPVTKRILELTDGAAIAAVIPLLLWIASVYDVLRNIRF is encoded by the coding sequence TTGACCTCCGCCGCCGCAGCAGCATCCACGTCCAGCGTCACCCCGGGTAGGCCGTCCACCACGCGGGTGACGATCCTGACCGGCAGGCGCATGACGGACCTCGTGCTGCCCGCGGCGGCGCCGATCGAGACGTACATCGACGAAACCGTCTCGGTGCTCGGCGAATTGCTGGAGGACACCCCCAAGGACGTGCTGGCCGGTTTTGACTTCACGGCGCAGGGCGTGTGGGCGTTTGCGCGGCCGGGAGCACCGCCGCTCAAGGCCGACGAATCGCTGGACGACGCAGGCGTGGTGGACGGCGCGTTGCTCACGCTGGTGTCGGTCAGCCGAACCGAACGCTATCGGCCACTGGTCGAGGACGTGATCGACGCGATCGCGGTGCTCGACGAGTCGCCGGAGTTCAACCGCACCGCACTGAATCGCTTTGTCGGCCTTGCCATTCCGGTGGCCGCGTTGGCGATCACCGTGATGGCGCTGCTCGCGTGGTCGCGCACCAGCCACGACTGGTACTGGCCGGTGGCGCTGGGCGTGCTGGGGCTCGCGATTCTGGGCGGCAGCATGCTGGCCAAGAACCGCTTCGACAACGTCGACATGGCGGAAAGCCTGCTGGCGGCCGCGGTGCCGGTGCTGGCGGGCGCGGCGACGCTCGCGGTGCCGTTGCCCCGCGGCGTGGACGGCCTCGGTGCGCCGCAACTGGCGGGCGCGAGCGCCGTGGTTCTGTTGCTGACACTGGCCACCAGGGGCGGGCCGCGCAGGCGCGCGGAGTTGGCGTCGTTCATGTCGGTCACCTCGATCGCGGTGACCGCTGCGGCCATCGCCTACGGATACGGTTGGCAGTACTGGGTGCCCGCGGGCGCCATCGCGTTCGGGTTGATCGTCGTGACCAACGCGGCCAAGCTGACCGTCGCGGTCGCCCGCATCGCATTGCCACCGATACCGGCGCCCGGCGAGACCGTGCACAACGACGAGTTGCTCGATCCCGTCGCGACGTCCGAGGCGATCGACGAGGAATCGTCCACATGGCAGGCGATCATCGAGTCGGTGCCGGATTCGGCGGCCCGACTGCACGAGCGCAGCGTGCTGGCGAAGCGGTTGCTGATCGGCTTCGTGACGGCGGGCGCGTTGGTGTTGGCCGTCGGCGCGATCACCGTTGTGGTGCAAGGCCATTTCTTCATCCACAGCCTGATCGTCGCCGGTCTGGTCGCGGTCATCTGCGGCTTCCGGTCCCGGCTCTACGCCGAGCGCTGGTGCTCGTGGGCACTGCTGGCGGCGGCGGTGGCGGTGCCGACGGGCGTCATGGTCCGGCTCTGCCTGTGGTACCCGCACAAGGCGTGGTTGGTGCTCGGCATCTACACGGCGGTCGCGATCGTGGCGCTGATCCTCGTCGGCGCCACCGAGGGCGTGCGGCGGGTGTCGCCGGTGACCAAGCGGATCCTCGAACTGACCGACGGTGCGGCGATCGCGGCGGTCATTCCGCTGCTGTTGTGGATCGCCAGCGTCTACGACGTGCTGCGCAACATCCGGTTCTAG
- a CDS encoding MinD/ParA family protein — translation MSADYDRLFHSPGSSVDAVQTADEEAENGAAAPAGAHGRSDVTPPPMPIAPTKTAAAPAPPPRQTEVTTQMPPTRTAPQPRQANGMMRAPQSAGAAGARFEQPRSAPTPAPRPAPAPAPSQHFAEAQSEAGNAWRTNQAQASQPATTSAATIGNHRAIDALSHVGVKSAVKMPSQRGWRHVLYMLTRINLGLSPDELYEMDLHGRIRRNARDSYQIGIFGLKGGVGKTAVTVALGSALSKVRGDRILAVDADPDGGNLADRAGRQSAATVSDLLADKELARYNDIRAYTSMNASNLEILSSEEYSGARREFNDEDWTNATNIVSRYYNLVLADCGAGLFQPAARGVLSTVSGLVIVASASIDGARQAAVTMDWLRQNGYQDLLGRSCVVINHVTPGKPNIDVEDLVQQFERHVPPGRVIVLPWDKHIAAGTEIQLELLSRSFQRRITELAAALSDDFDRLERR, via the coding sequence ATGTCGGCTGACTATGACCGGCTATTCCACTCCCCGGGCTCCTCGGTGGACGCTGTGCAGACAGCCGACGAGGAAGCGGAGAACGGCGCCGCGGCGCCCGCCGGTGCGCACGGCCGCAGCGATGTGACGCCGCCGCCGATGCCCATCGCACCGACCAAGACCGCCGCCGCCCCTGCCCCGCCGCCGCGGCAGACCGAGGTGACCACGCAGATGCCGCCCACCAGGACGGCGCCGCAGCCGCGTCAGGCCAACGGCATGATGCGCGCACCGCAGTCCGCGGGCGCGGCGGGCGCTCGATTCGAGCAGCCACGCTCGGCGCCCACACCGGCGCCGAGGCCTGCGCCCGCGCCTGCCCCGTCACAGCATTTCGCCGAGGCGCAATCCGAGGCGGGCAATGCCTGGCGGACGAATCAAGCGCAGGCCAGTCAGCCGGCCACGACGTCGGCGGCGACCATCGGCAATCACCGCGCCATCGACGCGCTGTCTCATGTCGGGGTCAAGTCCGCGGTCAAGATGCCGTCGCAGCGCGGCTGGCGGCACGTGCTGTACATGCTGACGCGGATCAACCTGGGGCTGTCGCCCGACGAGCTCTACGAGATGGATCTGCACGGCAGGATCCGGCGAAATGCCCGCGATTCCTACCAGATCGGGATATTCGGGCTGAAGGGGGGTGTCGGTAAGACCGCGGTCACCGTCGCACTCGGCTCGGCGCTGAGCAAGGTCCGCGGTGACCGGATCCTCGCCGTGGACGCCGACCCGGACGGCGGCAACCTCGCCGACCGCGCAGGCCGCCAGTCGGCAGCCACCGTCTCGGATCTGTTGGCGGACAAGGAGTTGGCCCGCTACAACGACATTCGCGCCTACACCAGCATGAACGCGTCGAACCTGGAGATTCTGTCCTCCGAGGAGTACAGCGGGGCGCGCCGCGAGTTCAACGATGAGGACTGGACGAACGCGACCAACATCGTGTCGCGGTACTACAACCTGGTGCTCGCCGACTGCGGTGCCGGGCTGTTCCAGCCCGCGGCCCGCGGCGTGCTGTCGACGGTGTCGGGTCTGGTGATCGTCGCGAGCGCGTCGATCGACGGCGCGCGGCAGGCCGCGGTGACCATGGACTGGTTGCGGCAGAACGGTTATCAGGATCTGCTCGGCCGGTCCTGTGTGGTGATCAACCACGTCACGCCGGGCAAGCCGAACATCGACGTCGAGGACCTGGTGCAGCAGTTCGAACGGCACGTGCCCCCGGGTCGCGTGATCGTGCTGCCGTGGGACAAGCACATCGCCGCGGGCACGGAGATCCAACTCGAGCTGCTCAGTCGCAGCTTCCAGCGGCGGATCACCGAGTTGGCGGCTGCGCTGTCCGACGACTTCGACAGGCTCGAACGGCGTTGA
- a CDS encoding WXG100 family type VII secretion target: protein MTEQLWNFAGIEGGASDIQGAVATTAGLLDEGKGSLAALAAVWGGTGSEAYQAVQMRWDSTSNELNAALQNLASTISESSATMAQTEAGVTGMFA from the coding sequence ATGACCGAACAGCTGTGGAACTTCGCCGGTATCGAAGGCGGCGCAAGCGACATTCAGGGCGCCGTGGCCACCACCGCCGGCCTGCTCGACGAAGGCAAGGGATCGCTCGCGGCGCTCGCCGCGGTGTGGGGTGGCACCGGCTCGGAGGCCTACCAGGCCGTGCAGATGCGCTGGGACAGCACCTCCAACGAGCTCAACGCAGCTCTGCAGAACCTGGCATCGACCATCAGCGAGTCCAGTGCAACGATGGCTCAGACCGAAGCCGGCGTCACCGGGATGTTCGCATAA